The proteins below come from a single Longimicrobiales bacterium genomic window:
- a CDS encoding fatty acid desaturase has product MPGFAALAEPWWVPVLYIVIVGHISNLCVTLFLHRSATHEGVKFAKPVEHFMRLWLWLTTGMNTKEWVAVHRKHHAYADREGDPHSPHTEGLLEIVCGGVFFYREEAKNQDTLAKYGRGVPDDFIERRLYTPRPALGILIMLLVDLYLFGIGWGLIAWACMAVWIPIFGNIINGVGHHAGYRNFDTKDESRNIIPLGLWIVGEELHNNHHADPRSAKFKAKWYEFDIGWVYIRLLAAFRLANVIYARSVSAREFSEKYYRRASDAAAEVGASATAAARRAQVAAGDAAKRAHLAAGDAARRAQQAAEAAGEAAVEVVRPTRSNEN; this is encoded by the coding sequence ATGCCGGGATTCGCAGCCCTCGCCGAGCCCTGGTGGGTTCCCGTCCTCTATATCGTCATTGTCGGACACATCAGCAATCTCTGTGTGACGCTGTTCCTGCATCGCTCGGCGACACACGAGGGTGTGAAGTTCGCGAAGCCGGTCGAGCATTTCATGCGGCTGTGGCTATGGCTCACCACGGGCATGAACACAAAGGAATGGGTGGCGGTGCACCGCAAGCACCACGCGTATGCGGACCGCGAAGGCGATCCGCATTCGCCGCACACCGAGGGGCTGCTCGAGATCGTATGCGGTGGTGTCTTCTTCTACCGGGAAGAAGCCAAGAACCAGGACACGCTCGCGAAGTACGGCCGCGGCGTTCCGGACGACTTCATCGAGCGCAGGCTCTATACGCCGCGTCCCGCCCTCGGCATCCTGATCATGCTTCTCGTCGATCTCTACCTGTTCGGTATCGGCTGGGGCCTGATCGCCTGGGCGTGCATGGCGGTGTGGATCCCCATCTTCGGCAACATCATCAATGGTGTCGGCCATCATGCGGGCTACCGCAATTTCGACACGAAGGACGAGAGCCGGAACATCATCCCGCTGGGTCTGTGGATCGTCGGTGAGGAGCTGCACAACAACCACCACGCCGACCCCCGCTCCGCCAAGTTCAAGGCGAAGTGGTACGAATTCGACATCGGCTGGGTGTACATCAGGCTGCTGGCGGCGTTCCGTCTCGCCAACGTGATTTACGCGCGCAGCGTTTCCGCGCGTGAGTTCAGCGAGAAGTACTACAGGCGGGCGAGCGATGCGGCCGCGGAAGTGGGTGCCTCAGCGACGGCAGCAGCGCGCCGGGCGCAGGTCGCCGCGGGTGATGCGGCGAAGCGCGCCCATCTGGCGGCGGGCGATGCCGCACGT